One region of Olleya sp. Hel_I_94 genomic DNA includes:
- a CDS encoding chloride channel protein, producing MPKQPLHKRFFIWRIKNISEKNFTYILSGLVGLLAGLAAVTLRNITFTIESALDNLVVFSKNQVYFILPVFGLFLVYLFTKYVSKKKVEHAIPSILFKLSKRSGLIERSKIYIPLITAPLTVGFGGSVGLLGPAIASGSAISSNLGKLFHVNQQTRTLLIGCAAAGAISSIFKSPIAAIIFAVEVFSLDLTFASLLPLLIASVSSVLTSYFFLGDDLLFNFNFSDKFEIKDTLFYVALGIGTGFASIYFTKMYFYILKFFERFKSRLIKLIIGGLAIGVMLYFIPPLYGEGFGFINNLLAGNHLAALGTTPFDHLKDNIWVIIGLLIGITVFKAIAMTTTFAAGGAGGIFIPTMVMGSALGNVVAKIINNLGLGFNVSETNFTLIGMAGLIAGVLHAPLTAIFLIAEITGGYELFIPLMIAVSMSFIIKKNAIDFTIYTKELALKGELLTHNKDQSVLTLMSLDSVIETNFVKLNPNMTLGDMLHKGVAKSTRNLFPVVNKNKALVGIILLDDVREIMFNQALYDTTLVEDLMHNPPDIIDYKNDSMKTVMAKFQDSNAWNLPVIKDDIYIGFVSKSKLLTAYRRQLINYTTT from the coding sequence ATGCCAAAGCAACCATTACACAAACGTTTTTTTATATGGAGAATTAAAAATATCTCCGAAAAAAACTTCACTTATATTTTAAGTGGATTGGTTGGACTATTGGCAGGATTAGCTGCGGTAACATTAAGAAACATAACGTTTACCATAGAAAGTGCTTTAGATAATTTAGTCGTGTTTTCTAAAAACCAAGTCTATTTTATACTACCTGTTTTTGGTTTGTTTTTAGTGTATTTATTTACAAAATATGTCTCTAAAAAAAAGGTAGAACACGCCATACCTTCTATTTTATTTAAATTATCAAAACGTAGCGGATTAATAGAACGCTCTAAAATTTACATTCCGTTAATAACTGCACCTCTAACTGTTGGTTTTGGAGGATCTGTTGGATTACTTGGACCAGCTATTGCTTCCGGATCTGCAATCAGCTCTAACTTAGGTAAGCTGTTTCATGTTAACCAACAAACGCGTACATTATTAATTGGTTGTGCAGCAGCAGGCGCCATTTCATCTATATTTAAATCGCCAATTGCAGCTATAATTTTTGCGGTTGAAGTATTTAGTTTGGATTTAACCTTTGCTTCATTATTACCATTACTAATCGCATCAGTCTCCTCAGTGTTAACGTCGTACTTCTTTTTGGGTGACGACTTACTATTCAACTTTAATTTTTCTGATAAATTCGAAATTAAAGACACTCTCTTTTACGTAGCTTTAGGTATCGGAACTGGATTTGCTTCAATTTATTTCACTAAAATGTATTTCTATATTTTAAAATTCTTCGAGCGTTTTAAATCTAGACTCATTAAATTAATAATTGGTGGATTGGCAATTGGTGTCATGTTATATTTTATCCCACCATTGTATGGAGAAGGCTTTGGATTTATAAACAACCTATTAGCAGGAAACCATTTGGCAGCTTTAGGCACAACACCTTTTGACCATTTAAAGGATAATATTTGGGTAATTATTGGATTACTAATTGGTATAACAGTATTTAAAGCAATAGCCATGACTACTACTTTTGCAGCTGGTGGAGCTGGAGGAATATTTATTCCAACCATGGTAATGGGTAGTGCATTGGGTAACGTAGTTGCCAAAATAATCAACAATTTAGGCTTAGGTTTTAATGTGTCCGAGACCAACTTTACCTTAATTGGTATGGCTGGATTAATTGCAGGAGTGCTGCACGCACCATTAACTGCCATTTTCTTAATTGCCGAAATTACTGGTGGATACGAGTTGTTTATCCCATTAATGATTGCAGTATCCATGTCTTTTATAATTAAAAAAAACGCGATAGATTTTACCATTTACACCAAAGAGTTAGCTTTAAAAGGCGAGTTATTAACCCACAACAAGGACCAAAGTGTACTAACCCTAATGTCTTTAGATAGTGTAATAGAAACTAATTTTGTAAAACTAAACCCAAACATGACACTTGGAGACATGCTACATAAAGGCGTTGCAAAATCTACCAGAAATCTATTTCCTGTGGTCAATAAAAACAAAGCTTTAGTTGGTATAATCCTACTGGATGATGTCAGAGAGATTATGTTTAATCAAGCACTGTACGACACCACTTTAGTCGAAGATTTAATGCATAATCCACCAGATATTATTGATTATAAAAATGATTCTATGAAAACGGTTATGGCAAAATTTCAAGATTCTAATGCTTGGAATTTACCTGTAATCAAAGATGACATATACATTGGTTTTGTATCAAAATCTAAATTATTAACCGCTTACAGACGCCAATTAATCAACTACACCACCACTTAG
- a CDS encoding efflux RND transporter permease subunit, which translates to MTKKKKQVDKEFGLSSWAINNKTTMYVLIAVIFYLGISAFFDMPRENFPEVNETKIYVSSIYPGNTAEDIEKLISDPLEDKLKTVSNVVEITSTSQEDYSILIVEFDDGITVDQAKQKVKDEIDTETSGEDWPTFNGAKVEPDVFELSLSEEMPILNINISGDYPIQKLKEYAEYLQDEIENLQEIKKADIRGAQEKEVEVAVDIYKMMAAQVTFNDIIGAINNGNLTMSAGNLKASGQRRTIRVLGEIETPAELENFVVKAENGNSIYLKDLATVSFKEEDKTTFAREYGHPVVMLDVKKRAGKNMVAAAEQIQVIVADAIDNVFPPDLTVTVVNDQSSQTIGQVDDLVNNIIFGVILVVTVLMFFLGFKNALFVGFAIPMSMFMSLMILQLLGQSLNTMVLFGLIMGLGMLVDNGIVVVENVYRLMEDEGMSRIEAAKKGIGEIAFPIIISTATTVAAFIPLGLWPGIMGEFMKILPITLSVVLGSSLFVAIFFNSVLVSKYMTIEDKDMPLKQIIKTSSIIAIIGILILIFGGAYRGLGTVMIFTAVMLWAYRFFIRKWANSFQNKALVNLENWYERKLRAALSGRKPYLLSIGIFLLLIASFVAFGMSLGAKRTKVEFFPDNKPNQIIVYIEYPEGTAIEKTNAITKEIEQRVFTVLNDDHYMDDGYNYLVESTVSQVGEGAGNPQTDGGSAAEMPHKAKITASMREYKFRRGEDSEVLRQKVQTALVGIFPGVLISVEKDANGPPAGAPINIEIEGEDYDELIATAETMREFINTKNIQGIDELKIDVNKAKPTMRVTIDREKAGELGISAAQVGQQLRSSVFGSKAGVYKEDGDDYDIYVRFNKENRYNKSALFNQNITFRDNTGQIKSVPVSAVIKYENNSGFSAIKHKDTRRVVTVYSALSPGFTDAAAIVSQIQNEMKSFENLPKGIKIDYTGQIEEQNKQMLFLVGAFFTGLGLIFFILIFQFNSVSKPTIIMIAIFLSFIGVFGGIVISGSSFVIMMTMVGIISLAGIVVNNGVVLLDYAQLLIDRKKAKLDLDEDEYLTNEDLFESIVNAGKARLRPVLLTAITTIFGLIPLAIGLNINFFTLFADLNPNIYMGGDNVVFWGPLAWTVIYGLLIATFLTLIVVPILFFLSIKLKMWIRDKFSSNKNEDNITLETAIEE; encoded by the coding sequence ATGACTAAAAAGAAAAAACAAGTCGATAAAGAATTTGGTTTATCATCGTGGGCAATAAATAACAAAACCACGATGTATGTCCTAATTGCAGTAATTTTTTACTTAGGGATATCTGCGTTTTTTGACATGCCAAGAGAAAACTTTCCGGAAGTAAACGAAACTAAAATATATGTAAGTTCTATTTACCCAGGAAACACTGCAGAGGATATTGAAAAATTAATTTCAGATCCTTTAGAAGACAAATTAAAAACGGTTAGTAATGTTGTAGAAATCACCTCAACATCGCAAGAAGACTACTCGATATTAATAGTCGAGTTTGATGATGGTATAACCGTAGATCAGGCCAAACAAAAAGTAAAAGATGAAATTGACACAGAAACTTCTGGCGAAGATTGGCCTACCTTTAATGGAGCAAAAGTAGAACCAGATGTGTTTGAGTTAAGCCTTTCAGAAGAAATGCCAATCTTAAACATTAATATCTCTGGAGATTACCCTATTCAAAAACTAAAAGAATATGCTGAGTATCTTCAAGATGAAATAGAAAATCTGCAAGAAATTAAAAAAGCGGACATTCGTGGTGCTCAAGAAAAAGAAGTTGAAGTCGCTGTAGACATTTATAAAATGATGGCTGCACAAGTTACTTTTAACGATATTATTGGCGCTATTAATAATGGGAACTTAACGATGTCTGCTGGTAACTTAAAAGCAAGTGGACAGCGTCGTACTATTAGAGTTCTAGGTGAAATTGAAACACCAGCTGAGCTTGAAAACTTTGTTGTAAAAGCAGAAAATGGAAACTCAATATACCTTAAAGATTTAGCAACCGTATCTTTTAAAGAAGAAGATAAAACAACATTTGCTAGAGAGTATGGTCATCCTGTAGTCATGCTAGACGTTAAAAAACGTGCTGGTAAAAACATGGTTGCTGCTGCAGAGCAAATTCAGGTTATTGTTGCAGATGCAATAGACAATGTATTTCCTCCTGATTTAACTGTTACTGTAGTAAACGATCAATCTTCACAAACCATTGGTCAAGTAGACGATTTAGTAAATAATATCATCTTTGGAGTAATACTAGTTGTTACGGTTTTAATGTTCTTTTTAGGATTTAAAAACGCATTATTTGTTGGTTTTGCAATACCAATGTCCATGTTTATGTCGCTAATGATATTACAATTATTAGGTCAAAGTTTAAATACCATGGTACTTTTTGGTCTTATTATGGGACTTGGTATGCTAGTGGATAACGGAATTGTTGTTGTTGAAAACGTATACCGTTTAATGGAGGACGAAGGGATGAGCAGAATTGAAGCTGCTAAAAAAGGTATTGGCGAAATTGCTTTTCCTATTATCATATCAACAGCTACAACTGTTGCAGCCTTTATTCCTTTAGGATTATGGCCAGGAATTATGGGAGAATTCATGAAAATTTTACCTATAACATTATCTGTAGTTTTAGGATCCTCTTTATTTGTTGCCATATTTTTCAATTCGGTTTTAGTATCAAAATACATGACTATTGAAGATAAAGATATGCCACTAAAGCAAATCATTAAAACATCCTCTATTATAGCTATCATCGGAATATTAATATTAATTTTTGGAGGAGCATACAGAGGTTTAGGTACAGTAATGATTTTTACAGCTGTTATGCTTTGGGCTTACCGATTCTTTATCAGAAAATGGGCAAACAGTTTCCAAAACAAAGCTTTAGTTAATTTAGAAAACTGGTACGAGCGTAAATTACGTGCTGCATTATCAGGAAGAAAACCATATCTACTAAGTATTGGTATCTTTTTACTACTTATTGCCTCATTTGTGGCATTTGGTATGTCTTTAGGTGCTAAACGAACTAAAGTAGAATTTTTTCCAGATAACAAACCAAATCAGATTATTGTTTATATAGAATATCCTGAAGGTACTGCTATCGAAAAAACAAATGCGATTACCAAAGAGATAGAACAACGTGTATTTACTGTATTAAATGATGACCATTACATGGATGATGGCTACAATTATTTAGTAGAAAGCACAGTATCTCAAGTTGGTGAAGGTGCAGGAAACCCTCAAACCGATGGTGGATCTGCTGCAGAAATGCCACACAAAGCTAAAATTACCGCTTCTATGCGTGAGTACAAATTTAGACGTGGCGAAGACAGTGAGGTTTTACGACAAAAAGTACAAACAGCATTAGTAGGTATTTTTCCAGGAGTATTGATTTCGGTAGAAAAAGATGCTAATGGTCCTCCTGCAGGAGCGCCTATAAATATTGAAATTGAAGGTGAAGATTATGATGAACTTATTGCTACAGCAGAAACAATGCGTGAGTTTATTAACACCAAAAACATTCAAGGTATTGACGAGCTTAAGATTGATGTAAACAAAGCCAAACCTACAATGCGTGTAACTATAGACAGAGAAAAAGCAGGAGAACTAGGCATCAGTGCAGCGCAAGTTGGACAGCAATTACGTAGCTCAGTTTTTGGATCTAAAGCAGGTGTTTATAAAGAAGATGGTGACGATTACGATATTTATGTTCGTTTTAATAAAGAAAACAGATACAACAAAAGTGCTTTATTTAATCAAAACATAACGTTTAGAGACAACACTGGCCAAATAAAAAGCGTACCAGTTTCTGCTGTAATTAAATACGAGAACAACTCAGGTTTTAGTGCTATTAAACACAAAGACACCAGACGTGTTGTAACTGTTTATTCTGCATTATCACCAGGTTTTACAGATGCGGCTGCTATTGTAAGTCAAATTCAAAACGAAATGAAAAGTTTTGAAAACTTACCTAAAGGCATCAAAATAGATTACACAGGTCAAATTGAAGAACAAAACAAGCAAATGCTATTTTTAGTTGGCGCCTTTTTTACTGGACTTGGATTAATCTTTTTTATCTTAATATTCCAATTTAATTCGGTTTCAAAACCAACAATAATCATGATTGCTATTTTCCTTAGTTTTATTGGTGTATTTGGAGGTATTGTAATTTCAGGAAGTTCTTTCGTTATTATGATGACTATGGTTGGTATTATATCGCTTGCCGGAATTGTTGTAAATAATGGTGTGGTATTATTAGATTATGCCCAACTTCTAATTGATAGAAAGAAAGCAAAATTAGATTTAGATGAAGATGAGTACCTTACAAATGAAGACCTATTTGAAAGTATTGTAAATGCAGGAAAAGCACGTTTAAGACCAGTATTACTAACAGCAATCACTACCATTTTTGGATTAATTCCTTTAGCAATTGGACTAAACATTAACTTCTTTACACTATTCGCAGATCTTAATCCTAACATTTACATGGGAGGAGATAACGTAGTATTTTGGGGACCACTAGCATGGACGGTTATTTACGGTTTATTAATCGCAACCTTCCTAACATTAATAGTTGTTCCAATATTATTTTTCTTATCAATTAAATTAAAAATGTGGATAAGAGATAAATTTTCTTCAAACAAAAACGAAGACAATATTACATTAGAAACTGCAATTGAAGAGTAA
- a CDS encoding efflux RND transporter periplasmic adaptor subunit, whose product MKHILTLSFIAVLLASCGGDKKNSVEKILEKNNLEDIRTKRAELVSEQEDINSKIKLLDERIKTLDTTQNIPLITTILAKEEVFDHVLELQGNVTTKNLLIITPEYSGILTNVYVTEGQRVSKGQTLAKIDDGGLSQQLAQLKIQSSLAKTTFERQQKLWNQKIGSEIQYLQAKSSYEAQEEAINQLQKQLSKTIVRAPFSGTIDDVITEKGSVVGAGQTPLMQIVNLDDMYIETDVPESYIPTVVQGKNVTVQFPVLGTSIDTKVRQAGDVINVANRTFKIEVAVPNKDKTIKPNLTAKLKINDYTNPKAILVPQSIISENAEGEQYVYIVKDKKDNNQGTVSKVIIKTGKTQGDVIEVLEGITNGAELIQEGARSVKDGQTVKVIKY is encoded by the coding sequence ATGAAACATATATTAACGCTTTCTTTTATAGCTGTTTTACTAGCCTCATGTGGAGGAGACAAAAAAAACTCAGTAGAAAAAATTCTAGAAAAAAATAATTTAGAAGACATACGTACTAAACGTGCAGAATTAGTATCTGAACAAGAAGATATTAATTCTAAAATAAAATTATTAGACGAAAGAATTAAAACTTTAGATACCACTCAAAACATTCCTTTAATTACTACTATCCTTGCAAAAGAAGAAGTTTTTGATCACGTATTGGAACTTCAAGGTAACGTAACAACTAAAAACTTACTAATTATAACACCAGAGTATAGTGGGATTTTAACAAACGTTTATGTTACAGAAGGTCAACGTGTGTCAAAAGGACAAACTTTAGCAAAAATTGATGATGGTGGATTAAGCCAACAATTAGCGCAACTTAAAATACAATCTTCATTAGCTAAAACAACTTTTGAGCGTCAACAAAAATTATGGAATCAAAAAATTGGTAGCGAAATCCAATATCTACAAGCTAAATCATCCTACGAAGCACAAGAAGAAGCTATAAACCAATTACAAAAACAACTTAGTAAAACCATTGTTAGAGCTCCGTTTTCAGGAACTATTGATGACGTAATTACAGAAAAAGGAAGTGTTGTTGGAGCAGGTCAAACACCTTTAATGCAAATTGTAAACCTAGACGATATGTATATAGAGACAGATGTTCCAGAAAGCTATATTCCTACTGTAGTACAAGGAAAAAATGTTACTGTTCAATTTCCAGTTTTAGGAACATCCATTGACACTAAAGTCCGTCAAGCAGGTGATGTTATTAACGTAGCTAACCGTACATTTAAAATTGAAGTTGCTGTACCAAACAAAGACAAAACTATCAAACCTAACTTAACTGCAAAGCTTAAAATAAATGATTACACTAACCCTAAAGCTATTTTAGTACCACAAAGTATTATATCTGAAAATGCAGAAGGAGAACAATATGTTTACATCGTTAAAGACAAAAAGGATAATAATCAAGGAACCGTAAGTAAGGTAATTATAAAAACCGGAAAAACACAAGGTGATGTGATCGAGGTTTTAGAAGGTATTACAAATGGAGCCGAGTTAATCCAAGAAGGTGCACGTAGTGTAAAGGATGGACAAACTGTTAAAGTAATTAAATACTAA
- a CDS encoding nucleoside deaminase — MINPYDDTYFMKKALQEAEEAFDKGEIPVGAVIVIKDRIIARAHNLTELLNDVTAHAEMQAITAAANFLGGKYLKDCTLYVTLEPCQMCAGALYWSQISKIVYGARDEDRGCIALNTKLHPKTKMEGGVLAEEASALLKRFFVEKRNLN; from the coding sequence ATGATAAATCCATACGACGATACTTATTTTATGAAAAAAGCACTTCAGGAAGCGGAAGAAGCTTTTGATAAAGGCGAAATTCCGGTTGGTGCTGTAATTGTTATTAAAGACCGCATTATTGCTAGAGCCCATAATTTAACCGAGCTTTTAAATGATGTTACTGCGCATGCCGAAATGCAAGCCATTACAGCTGCTGCCAATTTTTTAGGTGGTAAATATTTAAAAGATTGTACGTTGTATGTCACTTTAGAGCCTTGTCAAATGTGCGCAGGTGCTTTGTATTGGAGTCAGATTTCTAAAATTGTTTATGGTGCAAGAGATGAGGATCGTGGTTGTATTGCATTAAATACAAAGCTACATCCTAAAACTAAAATGGAAGGTGGTGTGTTAGCTGAGGAAGCATCAGCTTTATTAAAACGCTTTTTTGTTGAAAAACGAAACTTAAATTAA
- the aspS gene encoding aspartate--tRNA ligase encodes MYRSHNCGELTASHINTEVTLSGWVQKSRDKGFMMWVDLRDRYGITQLIFDEERTPKAMMDQAQKLGREFVIQVKGTVIERASKNPNIPTGDIEILVSELNILNESLLPPFTIEDKTDGGEDIRMKYRYLDIRRNPVKNNLIFRAKVTQEVRNFLSGNGFIEVETPYLIKSTPEGARDFVVPSRMNEGEFYALPQSPQTFKQLLMVGGMDKYFQIVKCFRDEDLRADRQPEFTQIDCEMAFVEQEDILNVFENLTRHLLKEVNGVEVDKFPRMLYDDAMRLYGNDKPDIRFGMEFGELNDVAQHKDFGVFNDAELVVGIAVPGGNEYTRKEIDKLIDWVKRPQVGALGMVYSRCNDDGTFKSSVDKFFDQDDLAKWAEKTGAKAGDLVCVLSGDTNKVRAQLSALRMELATRLGLRDPKVFAPLWVIDFPLLELDEETGHYHAMHHPFTSPKPGQIELLDTNPGDVKANAYDLVLNGNEIGGGSIRIHDKATQAIMLKHLGFSESEAKAQFGFLMDAFEYGAPPHGGLAFGLDRLVSILGGQETIRDFIAFPKNNSGRDVMIDAPAPIDDAQLKELNLKLDLKS; translated from the coding sequence ATGTACAGAAGTCATAACTGTGGTGAGTTAACTGCATCACATATAAATACAGAAGTTACCCTTTCAGGTTGGGTACAAAAATCAAGAGATAAAGGGTTCATGATGTGGGTAGATCTACGTGATCGCTACGGAATAACGCAACTTATTTTTGATGAGGAACGCACACCAAAAGCAATGATGGATCAAGCACAAAAGCTTGGTCGCGAATTTGTTATACAAGTTAAAGGAACTGTCATTGAGCGTGCTTCTAAAAACCCTAATATCCCAACTGGAGATATCGAGATTTTAGTTTCGGAATTAAACATTCTAAACGAATCTTTACTTCCTCCTTTTACTATCGAAGATAAAACGGATGGTGGTGAAGATATCAGAATGAAATACCGTTACCTTGATATTAGACGTAATCCAGTAAAAAACAACTTGATTTTTAGAGCTAAAGTAACGCAAGAGGTTAGAAACTTTTTGTCAGGTAATGGTTTTATTGAAGTTGAAACACCATACTTAATCAAGTCTACGCCTGAAGGCGCTAGAGATTTTGTAGTACCTTCTAGAATGAATGAAGGTGAATTTTACGCATTACCACAATCACCACAAACCTTTAAGCAATTGCTTATGGTTGGAGGAATGGACAAATATTTCCAAATTGTAAAATGTTTTAGAGACGAAGATTTACGTGCAGACAGACAACCAGAATTTACGCAAATTGACTGCGAAATGGCGTTTGTAGAGCAAGAAGATATTTTAAACGTATTTGAAAACTTAACCCGTCACTTACTTAAAGAAGTAAATGGTGTCGAGGTGGACAAATTCCCACGTATGCTTTATGATGACGCGATGCGTTTATACGGAAATGACAAACCAGACATTAGATTTGGAATGGAGTTTGGAGAACTTAATGACGTTGCACAACATAAAGACTTTGGAGTCTTTAATGATGCCGAGTTAGTCGTTGGTATTGCTGTTCCTGGCGGAAACGAATACACAAGAAAAGAAATTGATAAATTAATTGATTGGGTAAAACGTCCACAAGTTGGTGCTTTGGGTATGGTTTACTCACGTTGTAATGACGACGGAACATTTAAATCTTCTGTAGACAAGTTTTTTGACCAAGACGATTTAGCTAAATGGGCAGAAAAAACAGGTGCAAAAGCAGGCGATTTAGTTTGTGTGCTTTCTGGAGACACCAATAAAGTACGTGCACAATTAAGTGCGTTACGTATGGAATTAGCAACACGTTTAGGGCTACGTGACCCTAAAGTATTTGCTCCATTATGGGTTATTGATTTCCCATTATTAGAGTTGGATGAAGAAACCGGTCATTACCACGCTATGCACCATCCATTTACATCACCTAAACCAGGTCAAATAGAATTATTAGACACTAACCCAGGAGACGTAAAAGCAAACGCATACGATTTAGTCCTTAACGGAAACGAAATTGGTGGTGGATCTATACGTATACACGACAAAGCAACACAAGCAATCATGCTTAAACATTTAGGATTTAGCGAATCAGAAGCTAAAGCTCAATTTGGATTCTTAATGGATGCTTTTGAATATGGCGCACCTCCACATGGTGGATTAGCTTTTGGTCTTGATAGATTAGTATCTATTTTAGGTGGACAAGAAACCATTAGAGACTTTATTGCGTTCCCTAAAAACAATTCTGGTCGAGACGTCATGATTGACGCTCCTGCTCCAATTGATGATGCACAATTAAAGGAATTAAATCTTAAATTAGATTTAAAATCATAA
- the dxs gene encoding 1-deoxy-D-xylulose-5-phosphate synthase, with amino-acid sequence MTKFLNKIQNPTQLRLLKQDDLPIIAKELRDFIINIVATKEGHLGASLGVIELTIAIHYVFNTPKDQLVWDVGHQAYGHKILTGRRDTFETNRQLGGLSGFPNRSESNFDTFGVGHSSTSISAALGMAIASKLKGDLNTQHIAVIGDASIASGMAFEGLNHAGVTDANLLVILNDNAIGIDPSVGALKQYLTNVKKGTEKQDNIFEALNFDYSGPIDGHDLPLLIAELKRLKNVKGPKFLHVITTKGKGLRQAEENQVTYHAPGKFNKDTGELNPKSNIKQAPKYQDVFGHTIVELAHQNKKIIGITPAMPTGSSLKYMMEQIPERAFDVGIAEQHAVTFAAGLATQGMVPFCNIYSTFLQRAYDQVIHDVALQNLPVIFCLDRAGLVGEDGATHHGVYDLSYLRCIPNLIIFAPRNEVELRNIMYTAQLGLKQPIAIRYPRGRGQNLDWQQPFSKIEIGTGECIKQGTTTAILSIGNMAKNVTEAFDFMEDTSAFSHYDMRFVKPLDVDMLHKIFKTHTTIVTIEDASVIGGFGSAIAEFSAKHNYKNTVILKGIPDQFIEHGTVLELQQSIQLDSKSLSELLKKMAD; translated from the coding sequence ATGACTAAATTCCTTAATAAAATACAAAACCCAACACAGCTTCGTCTTTTAAAACAAGACGACTTACCTATTATTGCTAAAGAACTTCGTGATTTTATTATCAATATTGTAGCCACAAAAGAAGGACATCTTGGCGCAAGTCTTGGTGTGATAGAGTTAACTATTGCAATTCATTATGTATTTAATACACCAAAAGACCAGTTGGTCTGGGATGTTGGACACCAAGCCTATGGACATAAAATTTTAACTGGTAGACGCGATACTTTTGAAACCAACAGACAACTTGGTGGTTTAAGCGGTTTTCCAAACAGGTCAGAAAGCAACTTTGATACGTTTGGTGTTGGACACTCCTCTACTTCTATATCTGCAGCTTTGGGTATGGCAATTGCCTCTAAATTAAAAGGCGATTTAAACACACAACATATTGCAGTAATTGGCGATGCTTCTATAGCAAGCGGAATGGCTTTTGAAGGCTTAAATCACGCAGGTGTTACAGATGCCAATCTATTAGTTATTTTAAACGACAATGCTATTGGTATTGACCCAAGTGTTGGTGCTTTGAAACAATACTTAACCAACGTCAAAAAAGGTACCGAAAAACAAGACAATATTTTTGAAGCTTTAAATTTTGACTATTCTGGACCAATAGATGGGCACGATTTACCACTATTAATTGCAGAATTAAAGCGTTTAAAAAACGTAAAAGGCCCAAAGTTTTTGCACGTTATAACCACCAAAGGAAAAGGGTTACGTCAAGCCGAAGAAAACCAAGTCACTTATCATGCTCCAGGAAAGTTTAATAAAGATACTGGCGAGCTAAACCCAAAATCAAACATAAAACAAGCTCCAAAATACCAAGATGTTTTTGGACATACTATTGTTGAACTAGCGCATCAAAACAAAAAAATAATTGGGATTACACCAGCAATGCCAACAGGAAGCTCTTTAAAATACATGATGGAGCAAATTCCGGAGCGTGCCTTTGATGTTGGAATTGCAGAACAGCATGCTGTTACCTTTGCTGCAGGATTGGCTACACAAGGTATGGTTCCGTTTTGTAATATCTACTCAACCTTTTTACAACGTGCCTATGACCAAGTGATACATGACGTTGCTTTACAAAACTTACCTGTCATTTTCTGTTTGGATCGTGCAGGATTGGTTGGTGAAGATGGAGCAACACATCATGGTGTTTACGATTTATCTTATTTACGTTGCATCCCTAACTTGATAATTTTTGCACCAAGAAATGAAGTCGAGTTACGTAACATTATGTACACTGCACAGTTGGGTTTAAAACAGCCCATTGCTATTAGATACCCAAGAGGACGTGGTCAAAATTTAGATTGGCAGCAACCGTTTTCTAAAATTGAAATCGGTACAGGTGAATGCATAAAACAAGGGACAACAACCGCAATTCTTTCTATTGGTAATATGGCTAAAAATGTTACTGAAGCATTCGATTTCATGGAAGACACCTCAGCATTTTCTCATTACGACATGCGATTTGTAAAACCATTAGATGTAGATATGCTTCATAAAATATTTAAAACACATACGACTATTGTTACTATTGAAGATGCTTCAGTTATAGGTGGATTTGGTAGTGCAATAGCTGAATTTTCAGCAAAACATAATTATAAAAATACGGTAATCCTAAAAGGGATTCCGGATCAGTTTATTGAACACGGAACCGTTTTAGAATTGCAACAATCTATTCAGCTTGACTCTAAAAGTCTAAGTGAATTACTAAAAAAAATGGCAGACTAA